From Macrobrachium rosenbergii isolate ZJJX-2024 chromosome 55, ASM4041242v1, whole genome shotgun sequence, a single genomic window includes:
- the LOC136835401 gene encoding U-scoloptoxin(01)-Cw1a-like, producing MERKLIAAVVLALVSVAAARMAYQLPADFETILSGPLQTTFSCENLPYGYYADTDNDCQVFHVCLPIADDIGALVETAHFTFVCGNQTVFSQESLTCASRDDAFPCAEARTLYELSNADFGRIPEDIVN from the coding sequence ATGGAGCGCAAACTCATCGCCGCAGTTGTGCTTGCTCTTGTTTCGGTAGCCGCTGCCCGTATGGCATACCAACTGCCAGCCGATTTCGAGACAATTCTCAGCGGCCCTCTTCAGACAACATTCTCTTGCGAGAACCTTCCCTACGGGTATTACGCTGACACTGACAACGACTGCCAGGTCTTCCACGTCTGCCTGCCCATCGCTGATGACATCGGCGCCCTTGTTGAAACTGCTCACTTCACCTTTGTCTGTGGCAACCAAACCGTCTTCAGTCAGGAGTCTCTGACGTGCGCCAGCCGAGACGACGCTTTCCCCTGCGCTGAGGCGAGGACCCTGTACGAACTTTCCAACGCCGACTTCGGCAGAATCCCTGAGGATATCGTCAATTAA